A region from the Lemur catta isolate mLemCat1 chromosome 7, mLemCat1.pri, whole genome shotgun sequence genome encodes:
- the C7H11orf71 gene encoding uncharacterized protein C11orf71 homolog produces MALSNVSLSAGDQGNTVGYRASHGDLTPSASALAMVSGDSFLVARPEATHLGPREAVRLSVRIENRRLTGGGRSLTRLIKGREPDSRNRSRQARFSPYPVPGVKLDLLRRVLQQRLIALGGVIAARISA; encoded by the coding sequence ATGGCCCTGAGCAACGTGTCCCTCTCTGCCGGCGACCAAGGGAACACGGTGGGCTACCGCGCTTCCCACGGCGACCTCACCCCCTCGGCTTCAGCGCTGGCGATGGTCTCTGGGGACAGTTTCCTAGTCGCCAGGCCTGAGGCGACTCATCTGGGACCTCGGGAGGCGGTGCGACTGAGCGTTCGAATCGAGAATCGTCGACTGACTGGTGGCGGCCGAAGCTTGACCCGCCTTATAAAGGGGAGGGAACCAGATAGTCGAAACCGAAGCCGCCAAGCCAGATTCTCGCCTTACCCGGTCCCCGGGGTTAAACTGGATCTCCTAAGAAGAGTACTGCAACAGCGCTTGATTGCATTAGGGGGTGTCATCGCAGCTCGCATTTCTGCTTAA
- the RBM7 gene encoding RNA-binding protein 7 isoform X1: MGAAAAEADRTLFVGNLETKVTEELLFELFHQAGPVIKVKIPKDKDGKPKQFAFVNFKHEVSVPYAMNLLNGIKLFGRPIKIQFRSGSSHASQDVSLSYPQHHVGNSSPTSTSPSSRYERTVDNMTPSTQIIQRSFSSPENFQRQAVMNSVLRQMSYGGKFGSPPLDQSGFSPSVQSHNHTFNQSSSSQWRQDTTSSQRKVRQNSHPYVADRHYSREQRYSDHGSDHHYRGSREDFFYEDRNHDGWSHDYDNRRDNSRDGKWRSSRH; this comes from the exons atgggggcggcggcggcggaagCGGACCGCACTCTCTTTGTGGGCAACCTGGAGACTAAAGTGACCGAGGAGCTCCTGTTCGAGCTTTTCCACCAG GCTGGGCCAGTAATAAAGGTGAAAATTCCAAAAGATAAGGATGGTAAACCAAAGcaatttgcatttgtgaatttCAAACATGAAGTATCTGTTCCTTATGCAATGAATCTACTTAATGGAATCAAACTTTTTGGAAGGCCCATCAAAATTCAGTTTAGATCAG GAAGTAGTCATGCCTCACAGGATGTCAGTTTGTCATATCCCCAGCATCATGTTGGAAATTCAAGTCCTACCTCTACATCTCCTAGCAG cagaTATGAAAGGACTGTGGATAACATGACTCCATCAACACAGATAATTCAGAGATCTTTCTCTTCTCCAGAAAATTTTCAGAGACAAGCAGTG ATGAACAGTGTTTTGAGACAGATGTCATATGGCGGAAAATTTGGTTCTCCACCTCTGGATCAGTCAGGGTTTTCACCATCCGTTCAATCACATAATCATACTTTTAACCAGTCTTCAAGCTCTCAGTGGCGCCAAGATACAACATCATCACAGCGTAAAGTCAGACAGAACTCTCATCCCTACGTAGCAGATAGACATTATAGCCGGGAACAGCGTTACAGTGATCATGGGTCTGACCATCATTACAGAGGAAGCAGGGAAGATTTCTTCTATGAAGATAGGAATCACGATGGCTGGAGCCATGACTATGATAACAGAAGAGACAATAGTAGAGATGGAAAATGGCGTTCATCTCGACACTAA
- the RBM7 gene encoding RNA-binding protein 7 isoform X2: MGAAAAEADRTLFVGNLETKVTEELLFELFHQAGPVIKVKIPKDKDGKPKQFAFVNFKHEVSVPYAMNLLNGIKLFGRPIKIQFRSGSSHASQDVSLSYPQHHVGNSSPTSTSPSRYERTVDNMTPSTQIIQRSFSSPENFQRQAVMNSVLRQMSYGGKFGSPPLDQSGFSPSVQSHNHTFNQSSSSQWRQDTTSSQRKVRQNSHPYVADRHYSREQRYSDHGSDHHYRGSREDFFYEDRNHDGWSHDYDNRRDNSRDGKWRSSRH; the protein is encoded by the exons atgggggcggcggcggcggaagCGGACCGCACTCTCTTTGTGGGCAACCTGGAGACTAAAGTGACCGAGGAGCTCCTGTTCGAGCTTTTCCACCAG GCTGGGCCAGTAATAAAGGTGAAAATTCCAAAAGATAAGGATGGTAAACCAAAGcaatttgcatttgtgaatttCAAACATGAAGTATCTGTTCCTTATGCAATGAATCTACTTAATGGAATCAAACTTTTTGGAAGGCCCATCAAAATTCAGTTTAGATCAG GAAGTAGTCATGCCTCACAGGATGTCAGTTTGTCATATCCCCAGCATCATGTTGGAAATTCAAGTCCTACCTCTACATCTCCTAGCAG aTATGAAAGGACTGTGGATAACATGACTCCATCAACACAGATAATTCAGAGATCTTTCTCTTCTCCAGAAAATTTTCAGAGACAAGCAGTG ATGAACAGTGTTTTGAGACAGATGTCATATGGCGGAAAATTTGGTTCTCCACCTCTGGATCAGTCAGGGTTTTCACCATCCGTTCAATCACATAATCATACTTTTAACCAGTCTTCAAGCTCTCAGTGGCGCCAAGATACAACATCATCACAGCGTAAAGTCAGACAGAACTCTCATCCCTACGTAGCAGATAGACATTATAGCCGGGAACAGCGTTACAGTGATCATGGGTCTGACCATCATTACAGAGGAAGCAGGGAAGATTTCTTCTATGAAGATAGGAATCACGATGGCTGGAGCCATGACTATGATAACAGAAGAGACAATAGTAGAGATGGAAAATGGCGTTCATCTCGACACTAA